TTAGTTACCATCGAAAACCATACCCCATTAATAGACCCACCTCAATGTCTAGAAACTACAGCACTTTCTGAAATTCTTGAATTTTCTGGGGAAGAAGCCAAACATTTGTATAAGTGTCCTGAATGTGACCAAAGCTTCAGTGATAATTCATACCTTGTTTTGCATCAGAGAACTCATTCAGGAGAGAAGAAGTATAAACGTGGTGACTGTGGGAAGATTTTCAATCACAGAGCTAACCTGAGGACACACAGGAGAAGCCACGCTGGCGAGAAGCCTTAGAAGTGTGCTGAGTGCGGCAGCAGCTTCCGCCAGCACTCACATCTGTCCCGGCATATGAATAGCCACGTAAAGGAGACGCCCCACACATGTGGCATCTGTGGGAGAGGTTCTTTGTGGCCCCCAGGGTTGGCACAGCATCAGAAAACCCACGCGGCCAAAAAAGCCTATGAATGTACCGACTGTTGTAAAGGTTTCGGTCAGGAGACAAATCTTGCTTTGCGTGAGGAAACGCACACGTCAGCCACCCAGTACCCGTGCACTCAGTGTGTGCAGTGCTTTGGAGAGCCCTCACACTCTGTCCTCCCCGACCAGGGCCACGAGGACGACTGTGAGGACGACGCCGAACACTGCGGGGACTGCAGAGAAAATTTGCTTTTGTTCTCAAAATTCAAACCCTTAAAATGTCCCGAGTGCGCAGTGACCTTCCTCCGTGTCTCTGAGCTTGTTTCCCATCAGAGCGTTCACAGAGGGGAAAAGCCccataaatgtaaaacatgtaCAAAGAGCTTTATTTTGGACTCAGAGCTCGCATGCCACCAGAAGAGCCACACAGGAGAGGAGCCTTTTAAACGTACCACGTGTGGGAAAAAGTTTCAGGTTGAATAGACATCTCGTTATTCGTCAGCAAACCCATAAGAAAACCACCACGTAAATAtagccagtttgcattcctactctctttttctgtatctgtattGAAAACCAGGGAGGAGTTGTCCTTTATATGCCAGACGCGTGACACGCATTCCGTGCCCTGCACCCCAACCTTGCTTTGGGGACTGTGATTTCTACTTTATAATCGAGGAAGCATAATCATTGTCACAGCCAGTGAATGAAGCCAGGATTCAGTAACTCACTCACTGTTCAGATACCATTTGGATGAGCCAGATAATGatacagaacttttttttaaattcagttttcatTAAACTGAAAGTTTTGCTGgagttgttttaattttgctaCATGGTTTGTAAGTTAACTTCTGGAAGgagaagaattttgttttattttttgctagtTCTGCAGATCTCGTATCTAGGAAAGTAATGCATCTCTGTGTTACGCTTTTTTTGACTATAACTATCTGAATGTAACATTTGTTCTGAGAGCTGATATTTCACGTGCTACTTTCTGAAGTGGTTTGGAAGCTTGTATTTCTGGTGTGGAAAGTTCCCAAATAGGTGGACAGGTTGGTGTTATGATGCCGATTAGTATCTTTGGAGTTCCCATTCTGAGATCTGATGCCACTGGCCTTTCTGACTCATTTGCAAGGAGTTTTGACAGTCTGACTGTAGCCCTTTCTGGTGCCTGGACTTGAGTGAAAGTTACTTGCTTCTCTCTGAAAGGATTTACCTCTAAGTCTCTACCAAAGCACATTACCTGCCTTTCTATGAGTAATAGTAGCTGGTGTTTAGTGAACCTGgtatattatctaatttaatcttcagGATAAATCTGACAGAGAAAGGGCTATCCTTGtttcataaatgaggaaactgaagcccacagAGGGTAAAGTCAAAGTCAGTACGTTGCCCAAGACGAAAATAGCAATGTACTGAAGCCGGCATTTAACCTTGGGTCCTTCTGACGGTAAAGGTTGTGCATTCTTCAGTATTGTTGTGTGTTGGCTTTGTGTTGGGGCCGCAAGCCACCAGGGAGGCCGAGCTGGGTGGATGAGAGCGGTCATCATGGAGGCTACCCCGTGCACATGCATCCTAGAACCCCTCCACTGCCCTGTGCTTTATCCCAAGCCTGACTTACATGTATGGttataaagcaaaagaaagattCCCCAAGACTTCCAGTTCAAATTCCCATCCCTGTGATCAGATCAGAGACTGCAGACTCTACAGAGTACAGTCCTTATGGTTTTAGTTGGgttttggtttaaaaaacaaaatgtcctCTTCATCTCCAAAGAAAAATACGTACAGAAAACGCTTAAGAGTTTCACCAAACTACCTGACACCACGTAAGTCTTTAGATACTGCCGTTACATATAAATATTGGAGCAAGATACTCTTAAATGGGTTGGTCATTCATGTTAAAGAATCAGGGAATCTTGTAAAGATACATTCATACACgatttctctttaaagaaaaactgtGTACCTATCAGCAAAGCTGTTTTTAAATGGACTTTCGATCAGGATGTGAGAACCGTCTTACTCTACTTAAACAGTATAGAAGTATGGCATTGACTAAAATGGGGTTGTCACTGGGAAACCGCGTGAGCAATAGTGCGCCTCTTTAGGCAAGTAGTACTTGGAAGATGTGGTTTTTCTACAGGACAGCAGGTTGAGAACTGAATATACAAAATGATGGAGGCTGCTGCTCTAAGCTCTTAACACTGTGCAGAGGCAAGAAACTATTCCTGAGGAGTAAGGGAAATGGAGACCCCAACCCAGCTCATTCCTAACTCCCTTTTTGTTGGTCTTGTTTCTTGTTTGCAGCTCCACAGTTGAGACCCTGTGATCTGAATGTCAGGGTCACGTTTGACTCTCTGTTTTGGATGTCTCCACTCAATACGAGACACCAGTCTGCTGGGGCTTTCggatcttattatttttttttttttaacatttatttatttttgagacagagagagacagagcatgaacgggggaggggcagagagagagggagacacagaatcagaaacaggctccaggctctgagccatcagcccagagcccgacgcggggctcgaactcccggactgcgagatcgtgacctggctgaagtcggacgcttaaccgactgcgccacccaggcgccccatcggatcttaaattaaaaagtgaagtTATCTGCAGGGTTTTCTTCAGCAAGTCTCTGGGGAGCTTAGAATTGTGTAGAAAGATGGTCTCTAGTTGGATTTCTTATCAGCCAACTTTGGGATGTCCTTTGCTAAACACCAGAAAGTAATATCTGCCAGCTCCCCTGCTTCCGCCTTTGGTGGGAGCATTATCACGTATTAGGGGCTCTCCTGTTTCAGCCGAATGAACAGGGTTGCAGGGTGGGGAATGAAACTGGGAAAGAAGCCCCTGCTTGCAGAGTTGCTGCAGAAAGAAGTAGGGAAGGCTATCTTAGAAGGCACTTGTGCAGAATGGGGCTGACATAGGACATGGAAGCTGTCATCCTTTCCTTTGCTCCTAAGACAGTATGGGGGAGGGTGAGCCTTTATGCTGTAAGTGCTGTTCTGCACCTCACTGTGGGAAGTCACCTTTCCAGATGAGGCTTCCTTCACAATTAAattcaggttttacatttttgtttattctctaGATTTTGTAAGATTATGTCAAGCCTCCATAATTGAtaagaaaaatagcatttttataaaGACATTAACATACACAGAAGTGTAATTAAAATGACTTTGTGGTGTAGTAACCATTGCTAACGACCAgtatgcaggaaaaaaaaaaaaaaagaaaaaccagtttGAGTGTCAGTTACTGTGAAAGAGGCATATTTTCAATTGTTGCCTTATTGTGCATTTGCACGTAAACGCACTTCCTGGATGTAATTCAAGCTGCTCTGAGCCCAAAGAGTTGGAAGAAAGGTTGAGTTCACCAATGAAATCCATGCTGTTTTTATGATGATGGCTTTTTTACCCTTCTGTTTACAGTGTCAACTGATGGAGATAGATTTTGCAGTTTGTCATTAAGTCAGAGATATTAGCCAACTATGTTAGTATTGACAAATACTGGATAAAATGATATATGCAGTTTATCGTTAGGAGTGGTTGGTTCGCTACCTTTTGCAGCGTGGATGTTGACATACTATGCAGGGTGAGAACTGTGTACGAAGAAATTGACTTTTGCACAAATTTGATTTCTGTTGATgggtaaaaaaaatgtgtatcaaaCATGTCTTTAATGTGATTGCCTGAATATCATGGCGCATTAACAGCCATCATTGCTACAGACAGCATTATTCCAGTAGAATTCAGATGTCcagtttatattttataactaaaGAAATGGTGGAATTTAGTTGTTAATCCCAAAGGAGTTGGACTCAAAATAGTTCTGTTTAGAGCTTTGTTACAGTAGTTAATAGGCTATTCACATCTCCCCATTTAACACAGAAAATGACTAACGCA
This sequence is a window from Prionailurus viverrinus isolate Anna chromosome E3, UM_Priviv_1.0, whole genome shotgun sequence. Protein-coding genes within it:
- the ZNF597 gene encoding LOW QUALITY PROTEIN: zinc finger protein 597 (The sequence of the model RefSeq protein was modified relative to this genomic sequence to represent the inferred CDS: deleted 1 base in 1 codon; substituted 1 base at 1 genomic stop codon); protein product: MESTLPTTGAQGPMLFEDLAVFFSQEECVCLHSVQRSLSRDTTQECFEEMALMGGKGKTEITQQLNLDSMGVEELAPENSSIAVPLVYYPEKSSETGGGDPERKVSGGTPACKKRFISLLVTIENHTPLIDPPQCLETTALSEILEFSGEEAKHLYKCPECDQSFSDNSYLVLHQRTHSGEKKYKRGDCGKIFNHRANLRTHRRSHAGEKPXKCAECGSSFRQHSHLSRHMNSHVKETPHTCGICGRGSLWPPGLAQHQKTHAAKKAYECTDCCKGFGQETNLALREETHTSATQYPCTQCVQCFGEPSHSVLPDQGHEDDCEDDAEHCGDCRENLLLFSKFKPLKCPECAVTFLRVSELVSHQSVHRGEKPHKCKTCTKSFILDSELACHQKSHTGEEPFKRTTCGKSFRLNRHLVIRQQTHKKTTT